In one Sphingomonas sp. AP4-R1 genomic region, the following are encoded:
- a CDS encoding Fe2+-dependent dioxygenase, whose product MMIVVPGVLDGAALVRCRTLLDEGPWIDGNATSGHQSALAKRNRQLPEGSPAANEIGNMILDALGRSPLFIAAALPARVFPPLINAYGVGDTFATHVDNAVRIRRADDFRVRSDLSATVFLNDPSDYDGGELTVEDNYGAHSVKLPAGDMILYPASSLHSVTPITRGERRASFFWIQSMIRDDAARTTLFDLDGAIQTVAADRGHGDDAVIRLTGVYHNLLRRWAEV is encoded by the coding sequence ATGATGATCGTTGTTCCCGGCGTCCTCGACGGCGCCGCGCTGGTCCGTTGCCGCACGCTTCTGGACGAGGGGCCGTGGATCGACGGCAATGCCACGTCGGGCCACCAGTCCGCGCTCGCCAAGCGCAACCGCCAGCTGCCCGAGGGCTCGCCCGCCGCGAACGAGATCGGTAACATGATCCTCGATGCGCTCGGCCGCAGCCCGCTCTTCATAGCCGCCGCCTTGCCCGCGCGCGTCTTCCCGCCGCTGATCAACGCCTATGGCGTGGGCGATACGTTCGCCACGCATGTCGACAATGCCGTCCGCATCCGTCGCGCCGACGATTTCCGCGTGCGCAGCGATCTGTCGGCCACCGTCTTCCTCAACGATCCGTCGGACTATGACGGCGGCGAGCTGACGGTGGAGGATAATTATGGCGCGCATTCGGTGAAGCTGCCGGCGGGCGACATGATCCTCTATCCCGCCTCCAGCCTGCACAGCGTGACGCCGATCACGCGCGGCGAGCGGCGCGCCTCCTTCTTCTGGATCCAGTCGATGATCCGCGACGATGCCGCGCGCACGACGTTGTTCGATCTCGACGGCGCGATCCAGACCGTCGCCGCCGATCGCGGCCATGGCGACGATGCGGTGATCCGCCTGACCGGCGTATATCATAATCTGCTGCGCCGCTGGGCGGAGGTCTGA